In one window of Falco cherrug isolate bFalChe1 chromosome 10, bFalChe1.pri, whole genome shotgun sequence DNA:
- the TPX2 gene encoding targeting protein for Xklp2 isoform X7 translates to MSRAESRYSFDVPNPCINFATLNDDDDDEAHKADAWFDQKANAENIPPAEYVAQASQNSTAFSKPDIIQSSVTRQGIMSESHAEEDNEAESVQASAVPPNIVGSLTSWRAAAPAKASQRAGRRQATKQRKAQQHKGLDGIEVTRNADTQVNKEEVPPLKKMRVRTNLSGKLKSTEEQELEKMQQLQKEVTELRKKNEESLKAAIAGAGQLVKRTAGQVTKPIDFHFCTENRIKHVESQPGNEYKELDFAAALRKHPPSPVQMPKGPTVPKPFNLSQGNKRKLEETTSEYVSLAEQVEAFQKRTPSRYHLRSRKSDEGPVPAKLVKPRLTKPKTPVLRTKQRFRPITCKTTAELEAEEIEKIKQYKFKAQELNPKIFEGGPLLPKKPSVKDLTQPIGFELETEKRIQERDSKKQQEEEHFEFHSRPCPTKILEDVVGVPEKKVLPITVPKSPVFTLKSRTQTSSRDEKQEMFSHFLRSRPSVCVAVALEDKQEKEVVPVIRANPMRHYGVPFKPKMPEQRHVEVCPFSFDARDKERQIQKEKKIEELQKEEVPKFKALPLPYFDHVQLPEKKVKNPTQPEPFNLQVDERGAAKLQIWKQQLEEDLKRQKEAACFKARPNTVVYQEPFVPKRGNKPLSESLSGSVVPESFELATEKRAKERQEFEKRLADREAIRERCQERLRQEEEEREKEEVAKLRQEMVHKANPIRKYRNVEVKPSDQPLTTPKSPNFSDRFRC, encoded by the exons ATGTCTCGTGCAGAATCTAGATATTCCTTTGATGTCCCAAACCCTTGCATCAACTTTGCAACTCtgaatgatgatgatgatgatgaggcACACAAAGCAGATGCCTGGTTTG ACCAAAAAGCCAATGCAGAAAACATCCCTCCTGCAGAATATGTGGCACAGGCCTCACAGAACAGCACTGCTTTTTCAAAGCCTGATATTATTCAGTCTTCTGTCACACGACAAGGAATAATGA GTGAGAGCCATGCTGAAGAGGACAATGAAGCAGAAAGTGTGCAAGCCAGTGCAGTTCCTCCGAATATCGTTGGATCCCTGACtagctggagagctgctgctcctgcaaagGCCTCTCAGAG AGCGGGTAGAAGACAGGctacaaagcagagaaaagcacagcaacATAAAGGGCTGGATGGAATCGAAGTGACAAGAAATGCTGATACCCAAGTTAACAAGGAAGAGGTTCCAcccctgaaaaaaatgagagt GAGGACCAATCTTTCTGGCAAGCTGAAGAGCACAGAGGAACAGGAGCTGGAAAAGATGCAGCAGTTGCAGAAGGAGGTTACGGAGCTACGGAAGAAGAACGAGGAGTCTCTGAAAGCAGCTATTGCTGGAGCAG GACAACTTGTGAAAAGAACTGCTGGTCAAGTAACAAAGCCAATAGACTTCCACTTCTGCACAGAGAATAGAATTAAACATGTAGAAAGCCAGCCTGGGAACGAGTACAAGGAACTGGattttgcagcagcactgagaaagCATCCTCCTTCTCCG gtGCAAATGCCGAAGGGACCCACTGTCCCCAAACCTTTCAATCTGTCccagggaaacaaaagaaaacttgaagAAACCACATCAGAATATGTGTCCCTTGCTGAGCAGGTGGAAGCATTCCAAAAACGCACGCCCTCTCGTTACCATTTGAGGAGCAGGAAATCTGATGAAG GCCCAGTTCCAGCAAAGTTGGTGAAGCCTCGGCTTACAAAGCCCAAAACGCCAGTGCTTCGGACGAAGCAGCGCTTCAGACCTATCACCTGCAAAACTACAGCAGAGTTAGAAGCAGAGGAAATTGAGAAAATTAAACA GTACAAATTCAAAGCACAAGAACTCAATCCCAAAATCTTTGAGGGTGGACCACTCCTGCCCAAGAAACCTTCTGTGAAGGACCTCACACAACCCATTGGCTTTGagttagaaactgaaaaaaggaTTCAGGAGCGTGACAgtaagaagcagcaggaggaagagcacTTTGAATTCCATTCCAGGCCATGTCCAACAAAAATCCTGGAGGATGTTGTG GGTGTTCCAGAGAAGAAGGTGCTTCCTATTACAGTTCCCAAGTCTCCAGTCTTCACCTTAAAAAGCAGAACCCAAACATCTAGCAGAGATGAAAAG caggagatgttcagccacttcctgaGAAGCAGGCCTTCAGTATGTGtagcagttgctctggaagacaaacaa GAAAAAGAGGTGGTTCCGGTGATCAGAGCTAACCCTATGCGACATTATGGAGTGCCCTTCAAACCTAAAATGCCAGAGCAGAGGCACGTGGAAGTttgccctttttcttttgatgccCGTGACAAAGAGCGGCAgatacaaaaagagaaaaaaatagaagagttGCAGAAGGAAGAG GTGCCAAAGTTCAAAGCATTACCTCTACCTTACTTTGACCATGTTCAGCTGCCAGAAAAGAAGGTCAAAAACCCAACTCAGCCAGAGCCATTCAATCTGCAGGTTGATGAACGGGGAGCTGCCAAGCTGCAGATCTGGAAACAGCAG CTTGAAGAAGActtgaaaaggcagaaagaggCAGCATGTTTTAAAGCTCGGCCTAACACAGTGGTGTACCAGGAGCCTTTTGTGCCTAAAAGGGGAAATAAGCCATTATCAG AGAGCCTTTCTGGTTCTGTAGTTCCTGAAAGCTTTGAGCTGGCGACAGAAAAGAGAGCTAAAGAGCGGCAAGAATTTGAAAAACGATTGGCAGATAGAGAAGCCATACGGGAGAGGTGTCAAGAGAGGctcaggcaggaggaagaagagcgtgaaaaggaagaagttgCCAAGCTAAGACAAGAAATG gttcacAAGGCAAATCCAATACGCAAATACCGCAACGTAGAAGTGAAGCCCAGTGATCAGCCGCTGACTACACCAAAGTCTCCCAACTTTTCTGATAGATTCCGATGCTGA
- the TPX2 gene encoding targeting protein for Xklp2 isoform X1 yields the protein MSRAESRYSFDVPNPCINFATLNDDDDDEAHKADAWFDQKANAENIPPAEYVAQASQNSTAFSKPDIIQSSVTRQGIMSESHAEEDNEAESVQASAVPPNIVGSLTSWRAAAPAKASQRAGRRQATKQRKAQQHKGLDGIEVTRNADTQVNKEEVPPLKKMRVLRVPGQTSRSVPGPVMSCSSREKLTEVSAKRAPLQGPARSPGKGKSKLTMPSTPTVLKRTNLSGKLKSTEEQELEKMQQLQKEVTELRKKNEESLKAAIAGAGQLVKRTAGQVTKPIDFHFCTENRIKHVESQPGNEYKELDFAAALRKHPPSPVQMPKGPTVPKPFNLSQGNKRKLEETTSEYVSLAEQVEAFQKRTPSRYHLRSRKSDEGPVPAKLVKPRLTKPKTPVLRTKQRFRPITCKTTAELEAEEIEKIKQYKFKAQELNPKIFEGGPLLPKKPSVKDLTQPIGFELETEKRIQERDSKKQQEEEHFEFHSRPCPTKILEDVVGVPEKKVLPITVPKSPVFTLKSRTQTSSRDEKQEMFSHFLRSRPSVCVAVALEDKQEKEVVPVIRANPMRHYGVPFKPKMPEQRHVEVCPFSFDARDKERQIQKEKKIEELQKEEVPKFKALPLPYFDHVQLPEKKVKNPTQPEPFNLQVDERGAAKLQIWKQQLEEDLKRQKEAACFKARPNTVVYQEPFVPKRGNKPLSVPESFELATEKRAKERQEFEKRLADREAIRERCQERLRQEEEEREKEEVAKLRQEMVHKANPIRKYRNVEVKPSDQPLTTPKSPNFSDRFRC from the exons ATGTCTCGTGCAGAATCTAGATATTCCTTTGATGTCCCAAACCCTTGCATCAACTTTGCAACTCtgaatgatgatgatgatgatgaggcACACAAAGCAGATGCCTGGTTTG ACCAAAAAGCCAATGCAGAAAACATCCCTCCTGCAGAATATGTGGCACAGGCCTCACAGAACAGCACTGCTTTTTCAAAGCCTGATATTATTCAGTCTTCTGTCACACGACAAGGAATAATGA GTGAGAGCCATGCTGAAGAGGACAATGAAGCAGAAAGTGTGCAAGCCAGTGCAGTTCCTCCGAATATCGTTGGATCCCTGACtagctggagagctgctgctcctgcaaagGCCTCTCAGAG AGCGGGTAGAAGACAGGctacaaagcagagaaaagcacagcaacATAAAGGGCTGGATGGAATCGAAGTGACAAGAAATGCTGATACCCAAGTTAACAAGGAAGAGGTTCCAcccctgaaaaaaatgagagt CCTTAGAGTACCAGGGCAAACTAGTCGATCTGTACCTGGGCCTGTGATGAG TTGTagcagcagagagaagctgACAGAAGTATCTGCAAAGAGAGCGCCCCTGCAGGGTCCTGCCCGCtccccagggaaagggaaaagcaaactgACCATGCCCTCCACGCCAACAGTGCTAAA GAGGACCAATCTTTCTGGCAAGCTGAAGAGCACAGAGGAACAGGAGCTGGAAAAGATGCAGCAGTTGCAGAAGGAGGTTACGGAGCTACGGAAGAAGAACGAGGAGTCTCTGAAAGCAGCTATTGCTGGAGCAG GACAACTTGTGAAAAGAACTGCTGGTCAAGTAACAAAGCCAATAGACTTCCACTTCTGCACAGAGAATAGAATTAAACATGTAGAAAGCCAGCCTGGGAACGAGTACAAGGAACTGGattttgcagcagcactgagaaagCATCCTCCTTCTCCG gtGCAAATGCCGAAGGGACCCACTGTCCCCAAACCTTTCAATCTGTCccagggaaacaaaagaaaacttgaagAAACCACATCAGAATATGTGTCCCTTGCTGAGCAGGTGGAAGCATTCCAAAAACGCACGCCCTCTCGTTACCATTTGAGGAGCAGGAAATCTGATGAAG GCCCAGTTCCAGCAAAGTTGGTGAAGCCTCGGCTTACAAAGCCCAAAACGCCAGTGCTTCGGACGAAGCAGCGCTTCAGACCTATCACCTGCAAAACTACAGCAGAGTTAGAAGCAGAGGAAATTGAGAAAATTAAACA GTACAAATTCAAAGCACAAGAACTCAATCCCAAAATCTTTGAGGGTGGACCACTCCTGCCCAAGAAACCTTCTGTGAAGGACCTCACACAACCCATTGGCTTTGagttagaaactgaaaaaaggaTTCAGGAGCGTGACAgtaagaagcagcaggaggaagagcacTTTGAATTCCATTCCAGGCCATGTCCAACAAAAATCCTGGAGGATGTTGTG GGTGTTCCAGAGAAGAAGGTGCTTCCTATTACAGTTCCCAAGTCTCCAGTCTTCACCTTAAAAAGCAGAACCCAAACATCTAGCAGAGATGAAAAG caggagatgttcagccacttcctgaGAAGCAGGCCTTCAGTATGTGtagcagttgctctggaagacaaacaa GAAAAAGAGGTGGTTCCGGTGATCAGAGCTAACCCTATGCGACATTATGGAGTGCCCTTCAAACCTAAAATGCCAGAGCAGAGGCACGTGGAAGTttgccctttttcttttgatgccCGTGACAAAGAGCGGCAgatacaaaaagagaaaaaaatagaagagttGCAGAAGGAAGAG GTGCCAAAGTTCAAAGCATTACCTCTACCTTACTTTGACCATGTTCAGCTGCCAGAAAAGAAGGTCAAAAACCCAACTCAGCCAGAGCCATTCAATCTGCAGGTTGATGAACGGGGAGCTGCCAAGCTGCAGATCTGGAAACAGCAG CTTGAAGAAGActtgaaaaggcagaaagaggCAGCATGTTTTAAAGCTCGGCCTAACACAGTGGTGTACCAGGAGCCTTTTGTGCCTAAAAGGGGAAATAAGCCATTATCAG TTCCTGAAAGCTTTGAGCTGGCGACAGAAAAGAGAGCTAAAGAGCGGCAAGAATTTGAAAAACGATTGGCAGATAGAGAAGCCATACGGGAGAGGTGTCAAGAGAGGctcaggcaggaggaagaagagcgtgaaaaggaagaagttgCCAAGCTAAGACAAGAAATG gttcacAAGGCAAATCCAATACGCAAATACCGCAACGTAGAAGTGAAGCCCAGTGATCAGCCGCTGACTACACCAAAGTCTCCCAACTTTTCTGATAGATTCCGATGCTGA
- the TPX2 gene encoding targeting protein for Xklp2 isoform X9 translates to MSRAESRYSFDVPNPCINFATLNDDDDDEAHKADAWFDQKANAENIPPAEYVAQASQNSTAFSKPDIIQSSVTRQGIMSESHAEEDNEAESVQASAVPPNIVGSLTSWRAAAPAKASQRAGRRQATKQRKAQQHKGLDGIEVTRNADTQVNKEEVPPLKKMRVLRVPGQTSRSVPGPVMSCSSREKLTEVSAKRAPLQGPARSPGKGKSKLTMPSTPTVLKRTNLSGKLKSTEEQELEKMQQLQKEVTELRKKNEESLKAAIAGAGQLVKRTAGQVTKPIDFHFCTENRIKHVESQPGNEYKELDFAAALRKHPPSPVQMPKGPTVPKPFNLSQGNKRKLEETTSEYVSLAEQVEAFQKRTPSRYHLRSRKSDEGPVPAKLVKPRLTKPKTPVLRTKQRFRPITCKTTAELEAEEIEKIKQYKFKAQELNPKIFEGGPLLPKKPSVKDLTQPIGFELETEKRIQERDSKKQQEEEHFEFHSRPCPTKILEDVVGVPEKKVLPITVPKSPVFTLKSRTQTSSRDEKQEMFSHFLRSRPSVCVAVALEDKQEKEVVPVIRANPMRHYGVPFKPKMPEQRHVEVCPFSFDARDKERQIQKEKKIEELQKEEVPKFKALPLPYFDHVQLPEKKVKNPTQPEPFNLQVDERGAAKLQIWKQQLEEDLKRQKEAACFKARPNTVVYQEPFVPKRGNKPLSESLSGSVVPESFELATEKRAKERQEFEKRLADREAIRERCQERLRQEEEEREKEEVAKLRQEMVHKANPIRKYRNVEVKPSDQPLTTPKSPNFSDRFRC, encoded by the exons ATGTCTCGTGCAGAATCTAGATATTCCTTTGATGTCCCAAACCCTTGCATCAACTTTGCAACTCtgaatgatgatgatgatgatgaggcACACAAAGCAGATGCCTGGTTTG ACCAAAAAGCCAATGCAGAAAACATCCCTCCTGCAGAATATGTGGCACAGGCCTCACAGAACAGCACTGCTTTTTCAAAGCCTGATATTATTCAGTCTTCTGTCACACGACAAGGAATAATGA GTGAGAGCCATGCTGAAGAGGACAATGAAGCAGAAAGTGTGCAAGCCAGTGCAGTTCCTCCGAATATCGTTGGATCCCTGACtagctggagagctgctgctcctgcaaagGCCTCTCAGAG AGCGGGTAGAAGACAGGctacaaagcagagaaaagcacagcaacATAAAGGGCTGGATGGAATCGAAGTGACAAGAAATGCTGATACCCAAGTTAACAAGGAAGAGGTTCCAcccctgaaaaaaatgagagt CCTTAGAGTACCAGGGCAAACTAGTCGATCTGTACCTGGGCCTGTGATGAG TTGTagcagcagagagaagctgACAGAAGTATCTGCAAAGAGAGCGCCCCTGCAGGGTCCTGCCCGCtccccagggaaagggaaaagcaaactgACCATGCCCTCCACGCCAACAGTGCTAAA GAGGACCAATCTTTCTGGCAAGCTGAAGAGCACAGAGGAACAGGAGCTGGAAAAGATGCAGCAGTTGCAGAAGGAGGTTACGGAGCTACGGAAGAAGAACGAGGAGTCTCTGAAAGCAGCTATTGCTGGAGCAG GACAACTTGTGAAAAGAACTGCTGGTCAAGTAACAAAGCCAATAGACTTCCACTTCTGCACAGAGAATAGAATTAAACATGTAGAAAGCCAGCCTGGGAACGAGTACAAGGAACTGGattttgcagcagcactgagaaagCATCCTCCTTCTCCG gtGCAAATGCCGAAGGGACCCACTGTCCCCAAACCTTTCAATCTGTCccagggaaacaaaagaaaacttgaagAAACCACATCAGAATATGTGTCCCTTGCTGAGCAGGTGGAAGCATTCCAAAAACGCACGCCCTCTCGTTACCATTTGAGGAGCAGGAAATCTGATGAAG GCCCAGTTCCAGCAAAGTTGGTGAAGCCTCGGCTTACAAAGCCCAAAACGCCAGTGCTTCGGACGAAGCAGCGCTTCAGACCTATCACCTGCAAAACTACAGCAGAGTTAGAAGCAGAGGAAATTGAGAAAATTAAACA GTACAAATTCAAAGCACAAGAACTCAATCCCAAAATCTTTGAGGGTGGACCACTCCTGCCCAAGAAACCTTCTGTGAAGGACCTCACACAACCCATTGGCTTTGagttagaaactgaaaaaaggaTTCAGGAGCGTGACAgtaagaagcagcaggaggaagagcacTTTGAATTCCATTCCAGGCCATGTCCAACAAAAATCCTGGAGGATGTTGTG GGTGTTCCAGAGAAGAAGGTGCTTCCTATTACAGTTCCCAAGTCTCCAGTCTTCACCTTAAAAAGCAGAACCCAAACATCTAGCAGAGATGAAAAG caggagatgttcagccacttcctgaGAAGCAGGCCTTCAGTATGTGtagcagttgctctggaagacaaacaa GAAAAAGAGGTGGTTCCGGTGATCAGAGCTAACCCTATGCGACATTATGGAGTGCCCTTCAAACCTAAAATGCCAGAGCAGAGGCACGTGGAAGTttgccctttttcttttgatgccCGTGACAAAGAGCGGCAgatacaaaaagagaaaaaaatagaagagttGCAGAAGGAAGAG GTGCCAAAGTTCAAAGCATTACCTCTACCTTACTTTGACCATGTTCAGCTGCCAGAAAAGAAGGTCAAAAACCCAACTCAGCCAGAGCCATTCAATCTGCAGGTTGATGAACGGGGAGCTGCCAAGCTGCAGATCTGGAAACAGCAG CTTGAAGAAGActtgaaaaggcagaaagaggCAGCATGTTTTAAAGCTCGGCCTAACACAGTGGTGTACCAGGAGCCTTTTGTGCCTAAAAGGGGAAATAAGCCATTATCAG AGAGCCTTTCTGGTTCTGTAGTTCCTGAAAGCTTTGAGCTGGCGACAGAAAAGAGAGCTAAAGAGCGGCAAGAATTTGAAAAACGATTGGCAGATAGAGAAGCCATACGGGAGAGGTGTCAAGAGAGGctcaggcaggaggaagaagagcgtgaaaaggaagaagttgCCAAGCTAAGACAAGAAATG gttcacAAGGCAAATCCAATACGCAAATACCGCAACGTAGAAGTGAAGCCCAGTGATCAGCCGCTGACTACACCAAAGTCTCCCAACTTTTCTGATAGATTCCGATGCTGA
- the TPX2 gene encoding targeting protein for Xklp2 isoform X3, which produces MSRAESRYSFDVPNPCINFATLNDDDDDEAHKADAWFDQKANAENIPPAEYVAQASQNSTAFSKPDIIQSSVTRQGIMSESHAEEDNEAESVQASAVPPNIVGSLTSWRAAAPAKASQRAGRRQATKQRKAQQHKGLDGIEVTRNADTQVNKEEVPPLKKMRVLRVPGQTSRSVPGPVMSCSSREKLTEVSAKRAPLQGPARSPGKGKSKLTMPSTPTVLKRTNLSGKLKSTEEQELEKMQQLQKEVTELRKKNEESLKAAIAGAGQLVKRTAGQVTKPIDFHFCTENRIKHVESQPGNEYKELDFAAALRKHPPSPVQMPKGPTVPKPFNLSQGNKRKLEETTSEYVSLAEQVEAFQKRTPSRYHLRSRKSDEGPVPAKLVKPRLTKPKTPVLRTKQRFRPITCKTTAELEAEEIEKIKQYKFKAQELNPKIFEGGPLLPKKPSVKDLTQPIGFELETEKRIQERDSKKQQEEEHFEFHSRPCPTKILEDVVGVPEKKVLPITVPKSPVFTLKSRTQTSSRDEKEKEVVPVIRANPMRHYGVPFKPKMPEQRHVEVCPFSFDARDKERQIQKEKKIEELQKEEVPKFKALPLPYFDHVQLPEKKVKNPTQPEPFNLQVDERGAAKLQIWKQQLEEDLKRQKEAACFKARPNTVVYQEPFVPKRGNKPLSESLSGSVVPESFELATEKRAKERQEFEKRLADREAIRERCQERLRQEEEEREKEEVAKLRQEMVHKANPIRKYRNVEVKPSDQPLTTPKSPNFSDRFRC; this is translated from the exons ATGTCTCGTGCAGAATCTAGATATTCCTTTGATGTCCCAAACCCTTGCATCAACTTTGCAACTCtgaatgatgatgatgatgatgaggcACACAAAGCAGATGCCTGGTTTG ACCAAAAAGCCAATGCAGAAAACATCCCTCCTGCAGAATATGTGGCACAGGCCTCACAGAACAGCACTGCTTTTTCAAAGCCTGATATTATTCAGTCTTCTGTCACACGACAAGGAATAATGA GTGAGAGCCATGCTGAAGAGGACAATGAAGCAGAAAGTGTGCAAGCCAGTGCAGTTCCTCCGAATATCGTTGGATCCCTGACtagctggagagctgctgctcctgcaaagGCCTCTCAGAG AGCGGGTAGAAGACAGGctacaaagcagagaaaagcacagcaacATAAAGGGCTGGATGGAATCGAAGTGACAAGAAATGCTGATACCCAAGTTAACAAGGAAGAGGTTCCAcccctgaaaaaaatgagagt CCTTAGAGTACCAGGGCAAACTAGTCGATCTGTACCTGGGCCTGTGATGAG TTGTagcagcagagagaagctgACAGAAGTATCTGCAAAGAGAGCGCCCCTGCAGGGTCCTGCCCGCtccccagggaaagggaaaagcaaactgACCATGCCCTCCACGCCAACAGTGCTAAA GAGGACCAATCTTTCTGGCAAGCTGAAGAGCACAGAGGAACAGGAGCTGGAAAAGATGCAGCAGTTGCAGAAGGAGGTTACGGAGCTACGGAAGAAGAACGAGGAGTCTCTGAAAGCAGCTATTGCTGGAGCAG GACAACTTGTGAAAAGAACTGCTGGTCAAGTAACAAAGCCAATAGACTTCCACTTCTGCACAGAGAATAGAATTAAACATGTAGAAAGCCAGCCTGGGAACGAGTACAAGGAACTGGattttgcagcagcactgagaaagCATCCTCCTTCTCCG gtGCAAATGCCGAAGGGACCCACTGTCCCCAAACCTTTCAATCTGTCccagggaaacaaaagaaaacttgaagAAACCACATCAGAATATGTGTCCCTTGCTGAGCAGGTGGAAGCATTCCAAAAACGCACGCCCTCTCGTTACCATTTGAGGAGCAGGAAATCTGATGAAG GCCCAGTTCCAGCAAAGTTGGTGAAGCCTCGGCTTACAAAGCCCAAAACGCCAGTGCTTCGGACGAAGCAGCGCTTCAGACCTATCACCTGCAAAACTACAGCAGAGTTAGAAGCAGAGGAAATTGAGAAAATTAAACA GTACAAATTCAAAGCACAAGAACTCAATCCCAAAATCTTTGAGGGTGGACCACTCCTGCCCAAGAAACCTTCTGTGAAGGACCTCACACAACCCATTGGCTTTGagttagaaactgaaaaaaggaTTCAGGAGCGTGACAgtaagaagcagcaggaggaagagcacTTTGAATTCCATTCCAGGCCATGTCCAACAAAAATCCTGGAGGATGTTGTG GGTGTTCCAGAGAAGAAGGTGCTTCCTATTACAGTTCCCAAGTCTCCAGTCTTCACCTTAAAAAGCAGAACCCAAACATCTAGCAGAGATGAAAAG GAAAAAGAGGTGGTTCCGGTGATCAGAGCTAACCCTATGCGACATTATGGAGTGCCCTTCAAACCTAAAATGCCAGAGCAGAGGCACGTGGAAGTttgccctttttcttttgatgccCGTGACAAAGAGCGGCAgatacaaaaagagaaaaaaatagaagagttGCAGAAGGAAGAG GTGCCAAAGTTCAAAGCATTACCTCTACCTTACTTTGACCATGTTCAGCTGCCAGAAAAGAAGGTCAAAAACCCAACTCAGCCAGAGCCATTCAATCTGCAGGTTGATGAACGGGGAGCTGCCAAGCTGCAGATCTGGAAACAGCAG CTTGAAGAAGActtgaaaaggcagaaagaggCAGCATGTTTTAAAGCTCGGCCTAACACAGTGGTGTACCAGGAGCCTTTTGTGCCTAAAAGGGGAAATAAGCCATTATCAG AGAGCCTTTCTGGTTCTGTAGTTCCTGAAAGCTTTGAGCTGGCGACAGAAAAGAGAGCTAAAGAGCGGCAAGAATTTGAAAAACGATTGGCAGATAGAGAAGCCATACGGGAGAGGTGTCAAGAGAGGctcaggcaggaggaagaagagcgtgaaaaggaagaagttgCCAAGCTAAGACAAGAAATG gttcacAAGGCAAATCCAATACGCAAATACCGCAACGTAGAAGTGAAGCCCAGTGATCAGCCGCTGACTACACCAAAGTCTCCCAACTTTTCTGATAGATTCCGATGCTGA